One genomic segment of Fusobacterium varium includes these proteins:
- a CDS encoding membrane protein insertase YidC, which translates to MSYIYGLLKTAIETLLLMVYKVTGNFGIAIIGATIIIKIILLPLTLKQDKSMKNMKKLQPEMEKIKEQYKNDPKMQQQKTMELYQKHKVNPAGGCLPLLIQLPILWALFGVLRGDIVPQEMFLWMDLVKPDPYYILPVLNGVVSFVQQKVMGSSDNPQMKNMMYMFPIMMVFISYKMPAGLQIYWLTSSLAGVIQQYLIMKKGD; encoded by the coding sequence AAAAACTGCTATTGAAACATTACTATTAATGGTTTATAAGGTAACAGGAAACTTTGGAATTGCTATAATTGGAGCTACTATTATAATAAAAATTATTCTTCTTCCACTTACTTTAAAACAAGATAAGTCTATGAAGAATATGAAAAAATTACAACCTGAAATGGAAAAAATAAAAGAGCAATATAAAAATGATCCTAAAATGCAACAACAAAAAACAATGGAGTTATATCAAAAACATAAAGTTAACCCTGCTGGAGGATGTTTACCACTACTTATTCAACTTCCTATTTTATGGGCATTATTTGGAGTTTTAAGAGGGGATATCGTTCCTCAAGAGATGTTTTTATGGATGGATCTTGTAAAACCAGATCCTTATTATATTCTTCCTGTTTTAAATGGAGTTGTTTCTTTTGTTCAACAAAAGGTAATGGGATCATCAGACAACCCTCAAATGAAGAATATGATGTACATGTTCCCTATTATGATGGTATTTATCTCTTATAAAATGCCTGCTGGATTACAAATCTATTGGCTAACATCAAGTTTAGCTGGAGTTATCCAACAATATCTAATTATGAAAAAAGGAGATTAA